From a region of the uncultured Draconibacterium sp. genome:
- a CDS encoding GH92 family glycosyl hydrolase — protein MKYFLMFCLGAILFSCTSKVSTQSTTTLTKLVELVNPLMGTDSEFKLSNGNTYPAIARPWGMNFWTPQTGRMGDGWGYTYDSYKIQGFKQTHQPSPWINDYAAFSLMPVTGELKFEGAERASWFSHKAEVALPHYYKVYLADYDVTTEFTPTDRAVSFRFTFPENDNSYILLDAFDGGSMVKIIPEERKIVGYCQNNHGGVPANFKNYFVAVFDKDFEVVKTWKDENLQETAEAKSFHVGGIVGFKTKKGEEVNVKLASSFISAEQAELNLSREIGDKSFETIKAEGEQIWEKELGRIKVEGGSEAEQKTFYSCLYRTLLFPRKFYEFDADNNIVHYSPYNGEVLPGYMFTDNGFWDTFRAVFPFFTLMYPDLNGQIMEGLVNTYKESGWLPEWASPGHRGCMIGSNSASLIADSYLKGIRGYDIETLYEAMIKNTNGYMEQIHSVGRYGADYYNELGYVPYNVGINENTARTLEYAYADYCIWKLAEELGKPQEEIDLFKQRARNFHNVYDSKSKLMRGKNEDGTFQAPFSPYKWGDAFTEGNSWHYTWSVFQDIEGLKQLMGGNDEFVAMLDSVFVVPPIFDDSYYGGTIHEIREMQIAGMGNYAHGNQPIQHMIYLYNYSDQPWKTQAHVREVLTKLYSYQADGYCGDEDNGQTSAWYVFSSMGFYPVCPGTDEYVLGSPLFNKITVTLENGNEFVIDATDNSKENVYVNDVVLNGESYNKNFLKHATIQNGGELVFDMASQPNKTRGTETESFPYSMTFED, from the coding sequence ATGAAGTATTTTTTAATGTTTTGCCTTGGCGCAATTCTATTTAGCTGCACTTCTAAAGTCAGCACTCAATCAACAACTACGCTCACGAAACTGGTGGAACTGGTAAATCCACTGATGGGTACCGATTCGGAATTCAAACTATCGAACGGAAACACCTACCCTGCCATTGCACGTCCGTGGGGAATGAATTTCTGGACACCTCAAACCGGCCGCATGGGCGACGGATGGGGTTACACCTACGATTCGTACAAAATTCAGGGATTCAAACAAACGCATCAGCCTAGTCCGTGGATTAACGATTATGCCGCATTTTCGCTAATGCCGGTTACCGGAGAGCTAAAATTTGAAGGCGCAGAACGTGCCTCGTGGTTTTCGCACAAAGCAGAAGTGGCCCTGCCGCACTACTATAAAGTGTATCTGGCCGACTACGATGTAACAACAGAGTTTACGCCAACCGACCGCGCGGTGTCATTCCGTTTTACTTTTCCTGAAAACGACAATTCGTATATCCTTTTGGATGCATTCGATGGAGGATCGATGGTGAAGATCATTCCTGAAGAACGTAAAATTGTTGGTTACTGCCAGAACAATCATGGCGGTGTACCGGCCAATTTCAAGAATTATTTTGTAGCCGTTTTCGATAAAGATTTTGAGGTGGTAAAAACCTGGAAAGACGAAAATCTGCAGGAAACTGCCGAAGCCAAAAGTTTCCACGTTGGTGGTATCGTTGGTTTCAAAACCAAAAAAGGTGAAGAAGTAAATGTAAAACTGGCATCATCGTTTATCAGTGCCGAACAAGCTGAACTGAACCTGAGCCGGGAAATTGGCGACAAATCGTTTGAAACGATTAAGGCTGAAGGTGAGCAGATCTGGGAAAAAGAACTGGGCCGGATTAAAGTGGAAGGTGGCAGCGAAGCCGAACAAAAAACTTTTTATTCGTGTTTATACCGCACCTTGCTTTTCCCGCGTAAATTTTACGAATTTGATGCCGATAACAATATTGTTCATTACAGCCCGTACAACGGCGAAGTTTTGCCGGGCTATATGTTTACCGACAATGGTTTCTGGGACACATTCCGTGCGGTATTCCCTTTCTTTACGCTGATGTATCCTGACCTGAATGGTCAGATTATGGAAGGACTGGTTAATACTTACAAAGAAAGTGGATGGTTGCCGGAATGGGCAAGTCCCGGTCACCGTGGATGTATGATTGGTTCCAACTCTGCATCACTGATTGCCGATTCATACCTGAAAGGGATTCGTGGTTACGACATTGAAACTTTGTACGAAGCCATGATAAAAAATACCAACGGCTACATGGAGCAGATTCATTCTGTTGGCCGTTATGGTGCCGATTATTACAACGAATTGGGTTACGTGCCATACAATGTTGGCATTAACGAAAACACCGCTCGTACGCTGGAATATGCTTATGCCGATTACTGTATCTGGAAACTGGCAGAGGAGCTGGGTAAACCTCAGGAAGAGATTGACCTGTTTAAACAACGTGCCCGCAATTTCCATAATGTTTATGATTCGAAAAGCAAACTGATGCGCGGTAAAAACGAAGACGGAACTTTTCAGGCGCCATTTAGCCCTTACAAATGGGGCGATGCATTTACCGAAGGAAACAGCTGGCATTACACCTGGAGCGTTTTCCAGGACATTGAAGGCTTGAAACAATTGATGGGTGGCAATGATGAGTTTGTGGCTATGCTCGACTCGGTGTTTGTTGTCCCTCCTATCTTCGACGATTCATATTATGGTGGTACCATCCATGAGATTCGCGAGATGCAGATTGCAGGAATGGGTAACTATGCACACGGAAACCAGCCCATTCAGCACATGATCTACCTGTACAATTATTCCGATCAGCCATGGAAAACACAGGCGCATGTTCGCGAAGTGCTGACAAAACTGTACTCGTACCAGGCTGATGGTTATTGTGGCGACGAAGATAACGGCCAGACTTCAGCATGGTATGTTTTCAGCTCAATGGGATTCTATCCGGTTTGTCCGGGAACCGACGAGTATGTGTTGGGATCTCCGCTGTTCAACAAAATCACGGTTACACTCGAAAACGGCAATGAGTTTGTGATCGACGCCACCGATAACTCAAAGGAAAACGTTTATGTAAACGATGTTGTACTGAATGGAGAATCGTACAATAAAAACTTCCTGAAACACGCCACTATTCAAAATGGCGGAGAGCTAGTTTTTGACATGGCCAGCCAGCCAAATAAAACTCGTGGCACGGAAACGGAAAGTTTCCCCTACTCGATGACATTTGAAGATTAA